A section of the Telopea speciosissima isolate NSW1024214 ecotype Mountain lineage chromosome 3, Tspe_v1, whole genome shotgun sequence genome encodes:
- the LOC122654640 gene encoding PHD finger protein ALFIN-LIKE 4-like isoform X1, translating into MEGPGAYNPRTVEEVFRDFKGRRAGMIKALTTDVEEFFQQCDPEKENLCLYGFPSEQWEVNLPAEEVPPELPEPALGINFARDGMQEKDWLSLVAVHSDAWLLAVAFYFGARFGFEKNDRKRLFSMINDLPTIYEVVSGTAKKQVKEKTSVSNHSSNKSKPISKPQRAFEPPRASEPQGKISKGGLPKEDNEGFDDEDEEEHGDTLCGACGENYASDEFWICCDICEKWFHGKCVKITPARAEHIKQYKCPSCSNKRARQ; encoded by the exons aTGGAAGGTCCCGGAGCATACAATCCTCGAACGGTTGAGGAGGTTTTTAGGGATTTTAAGGGCCGAAGAGCCGGCATGATCAAAGCTCTCACTACTG aCGTTGAAGAATTCTTCCAGCAGTGCGATCctg AGAAAGAAAATTTGTGCCTGTATGGATTTCCTAGTGAGCAGTGGGAAGTCAATTTACCTGCGGAAGAGGTGCCTCCAGAGCTTCCCGAGCCTGCATTGGGTATTAACTTTGCCAGAGATGGAATGCAAGAAAAAGACTGGTTGTCTTTGGTTGCAGTCCATAGTGATGCATGGTTACTTGCTGTTGCATTTTATTTTGGTGCTAGATTTGGATTTGAAAAAAATGACAG GAAACGCCTCTTTAGTATGATAAATGATCTCCCAACAATATATGAGGTTGTGTCAGGAACTGCAAAGAAACAAGTAAAGGAGAAGACTTCGGTCTCAAATCATAGCAGCAACAAATCCAAACCAATATCCAAACCG CAGCGAGCCTTTGAACCCCCCCGGGCCTCTGAACCCCAGGGCAAAATTTCAAAGGGAGGTCTGCCAAAGGAAGATAATGAAGgatttgatgatgaagatgaggaGGAGCATGGAGACACACTGTGTGGGGCATGTGGGGAGAACTATGCGTCAGATGAGTTCTGGATTTGCTGTGACATTTGCGAGAAGTGGTTCCATGGCAAGTGTGTGAAGATCACCCCTGCTAGGGCTGAGCATATCAAGCAGTACAAGTGTCCCTCATGCAGCAACAAGAGGGCTCGTCAATAG
- the LOC122654640 gene encoding PHD finger protein ALFIN-LIKE 4-like isoform X2, whose translation MEGPGAYNPRTVEEVFRDFKGRRAGMIKALTTDVEEFFQQCDPEKENLCLYGFPSEQWEVNLPAEEVPPELPEPALGINFARDGMQEKDWLSLVAVHSDAWLLAVAFYFGARFGFEKNDRKRLFSMINDLPTIYEVVSGTAKKQVKEKTSVSNHSSNKSKPISKPRAFEPPRASEPQGKISKGGLPKEDNEGFDDEDEEEHGDTLCGACGENYASDEFWICCDICEKWFHGKCVKITPARAEHIKQYKCPSCSNKRARQ comes from the exons aTGGAAGGTCCCGGAGCATACAATCCTCGAACGGTTGAGGAGGTTTTTAGGGATTTTAAGGGCCGAAGAGCCGGCATGATCAAAGCTCTCACTACTG aCGTTGAAGAATTCTTCCAGCAGTGCGATCctg AGAAAGAAAATTTGTGCCTGTATGGATTTCCTAGTGAGCAGTGGGAAGTCAATTTACCTGCGGAAGAGGTGCCTCCAGAGCTTCCCGAGCCTGCATTGGGTATTAACTTTGCCAGAGATGGAATGCAAGAAAAAGACTGGTTGTCTTTGGTTGCAGTCCATAGTGATGCATGGTTACTTGCTGTTGCATTTTATTTTGGTGCTAGATTTGGATTTGAAAAAAATGACAG GAAACGCCTCTTTAGTATGATAAATGATCTCCCAACAATATATGAGGTTGTGTCAGGAACTGCAAAGAAACAAGTAAAGGAGAAGACTTCGGTCTCAAATCATAGCAGCAACAAATCCAAACCAATATCCAAACCG CGAGCCTTTGAACCCCCCCGGGCCTCTGAACCCCAGGGCAAAATTTCAAAGGGAGGTCTGCCAAAGGAAGATAATGAAGgatttgatgatgaagatgaggaGGAGCATGGAGACACACTGTGTGGGGCATGTGGGGAGAACTATGCGTCAGATGAGTTCTGGATTTGCTGTGACATTTGCGAGAAGTGGTTCCATGGCAAGTGTGTGAAGATCACCCCTGCTAGGGCTGAGCATATCAAGCAGTACAAGTGTCCCTCATGCAGCAACAAGAGGGCTCGTCAATAG